In Agrobacterium sp. RAC06, a single window of DNA contains:
- a CDS encoding carbohydrate ABC transporter permease, with the protein MSYDKTALINRYRWYELVGIYAGIAVFLTFVLAPFVEGFLVSLKPLSQLFSSPYRFFPENGSFDAYITMWDSVPGFARYIFNSFFISTIATVVVLLLVVPASYAFARFEFRGRGQLLAAFLAVNMFSGAVLLIPLFRLMRSLGVLNTYFAMIVPGVAFLIPSAIWLLRTYMMRIPRELEEAAYVDGAGYFYTFRRVVLPLATPGIAVVAITTFIGAYAQQFIFALTFNSKTEYMPLPIGLFAYFGRQEVIWNELMAASFVGIAPAMIVIFFLQRYLVSGLTAGAVK; encoded by the coding sequence ATGAGCTACGACAAGACAGCCCTGATCAACCGCTATCGCTGGTATGAACTGGTTGGCATCTATGCCGGGATCGCGGTGTTCCTGACCTTCGTTCTGGCGCCCTTTGTCGAAGGCTTCCTGGTGTCGCTGAAGCCGCTCAGCCAGCTCTTCTCCTCGCCCTACCGCTTCTTCCCGGAGAACGGCTCCTTCGATGCCTACATCACGATGTGGGACAGTGTGCCGGGCTTTGCCCGCTATATCTTCAACTCCTTCTTCATCTCGACGATAGCGACCGTCGTTGTCCTCCTACTGGTCGTGCCGGCATCCTATGCCTTCGCCCGTTTCGAGTTCCGCGGTCGTGGTCAGTTGCTCGCCGCCTTCCTTGCGGTCAACATGTTCTCGGGCGCCGTATTGCTCATTCCACTCTTCCGGCTCATGCGCTCGCTCGGCGTGCTCAACACCTATTTCGCGATGATCGTGCCGGGTGTCGCCTTCCTCATTCCGTCAGCCATCTGGTTGCTCCGCACCTATATGATGCGCATTCCGCGTGAGCTGGAAGAGGCCGCCTATGTGGATGGCGCGGGCTATTTCTACACCTTCCGCCGGGTGGTCCTGCCGCTTGCCACGCCGGGCATCGCCGTGGTCGCGATCACCACCTTCATCGGCGCCTATGCCCAGCAGTTCATCTTCGCACTGACCTTCAACTCCAAGACCGAATACATGCCGCTGCCGATCGGGTTGTTTGCCTATTTCGGTCGCCAGGAGGTCATCTGGAACGAGCTGATGGCGGCGAGTTTCGTGGGGATCGCACCCGCCATGATCGTGATCTTCTTCCTGCAGCGCTATCTCGTCAGCGGCCTGACCGCCGGCGCGGTTAAATAA
- a CDS encoding extracellular solute-binding protein codes for MTRKLTMLAGSFALLASSALTTLAADQEISWIYCGDKIDPIHEKYIAEWEGKNAGWKVKPEVVGWEQCQDKATTLAVAGTPVAMAYVGSRTLKEFAQNELIVPVPMTDEEKASYYPNIVDTVTFEDTQWGVPVAFSTKALYWNKDLFKAAGLDPENPPKTWADTIAAAKQIKEKTGTAGYGLPAKTFDNTMHQFMHWVYTNNGKVIDGDKIVMDSPEVLAALQAYKDITPYSVEGATAYEQNEIRAIFLDGKVGMIQAGSGAAYRLKDTSINWGVAPLPVGPAAKGEGTLLITDSLAIFSGSGVEEKAIEFAKYITSTDIQHEYELQGGAGLTPLRPGAVVDQFVANEPFWKPFIDGIAYGGPEPLFTDYKGFQNVMIEMVQSVVTGKTEPAEALKKAAADLEQYK; via the coding sequence ATGACAAGAAAATTGACCATGCTCGCAGGCTCATTCGCCTTGCTCGCAAGCTCGGCGCTCACCACGCTGGCCGCGGACCAGGAAATCAGCTGGATCTATTGCGGCGACAAGATCGACCCGATCCACGAGAAGTACATCGCCGAATGGGAAGGCAAGAATGCCGGCTGGAAGGTAAAGCCCGAAGTCGTCGGCTGGGAGCAGTGCCAGGATAAGGCCACCACGCTTGCCGTCGCAGGCACGCCCGTTGCCATGGCCTATGTCGGCTCGCGCACGCTGAAGGAATTCGCCCAGAACGAACTCATCGTCCCGGTTCCGATGACGGACGAGGAAAAGGCCTCCTACTATCCGAACATCGTTGACACCGTGACCTTCGAGGACACGCAGTGGGGTGTTCCTGTCGCTTTCTCGACCAAGGCCCTCTACTGGAACAAGGATCTGTTCAAGGCTGCCGGCCTCGACCCGGAAAACCCGCCGAAGACCTGGGCTGACACCATCGCTGCCGCCAAGCAGATCAAGGAAAAGACCGGCACTGCCGGCTATGGTCTGCCGGCGAAGACCTTCGACAACACCATGCACCAGTTCATGCATTGGGTTTACACCAATAACGGCAAGGTCATCGACGGCGACAAGATCGTCATGGACAGCCCCGAAGTTCTCGCCGCGCTTCAGGCCTATAAGGACATCACGCCTTACTCCGTTGAAGGTGCGACTGCTTACGAGCAGAACGAAATCCGCGCGATCTTCCTCGACGGCAAGGTCGGTATGATCCAGGCGGGTTCGGGCGCTGCCTATCGCCTGAAGGACACTTCGATCAACTGGGGTGTTGCCCCGCTGCCGGTCGGTCCGGCTGCCAAGGGTGAAGGTACGCTGCTGATCACCGACAGCCTTGCGATCTTCTCCGGTTCGGGCGTCGAAGAAAAGGCGATCGAGTTTGCCAAGTACATCACCTCGACTGATATCCAGCACGAATACGAGCTGCAGGGAGGCGCTGGCCTGACCCCGCTGCGTCCAGGTGCGGTTGTCGACCAGTTCGTCGCCAACGAACCCTTCTGGAAGCCGTTCATCGACGGCATCGCCTATGGTGGTCCGGAGCCCCTCTTCACCGACTACAAGGGCTTCCAGAACGTCATGATCGAAATGGTCCAGTCGGTTGTCACCGGCAAGACCGAGCCGGCCGAAGCGCTGAAGAAGGCTGCAGCCGATCTCGAGCAGTACAAGTAA
- a CDS encoding ROK family protein yields the protein MIVCFDIGGTAIKGALATNPEDIRPFPRKPTPIHDFDAFVATLASVIAEAEAIAGERAACIAISIAGVIDPDTSNAVVANIPCIHGRPLQADLEAALGLPVIVANDADCFVLAEAGIGAARGHRVVFGVILGTGVGGGLVIDGKLINESGFAGEWGHGPIQPTEAGTPPIHVPRFQCGCGQIGCIDAICSARGLEKLHKHIHAEQLTSEEIIADWLTGDTKAERTIDVYVDILTDPLSVVVNVTGTTILPVGGGLSNVPELLTRIDKALRARILRKFGNPIVVPAACRVEPGLVGAAILGLDFAKDHRED from the coding sequence ATGATCGTCTGCTTCGACATCGGCGGTACGGCCATCAAGGGTGCGCTCGCAACGAACCCTGAAGACATCCGCCCCTTCCCGCGTAAGCCCACCCCGATCCACGATTTCGACGCCTTCGTCGCAACACTTGCTTCCGTCATCGCGGAAGCCGAAGCCATCGCCGGTGAGCGAGCGGCCTGCATTGCGATCTCGATCGCCGGTGTCATCGATCCCGACACTTCGAACGCCGTTGTCGCCAATATCCCTTGCATCCATGGCCGGCCTCTGCAGGCCGATCTCGAAGCCGCCCTCGGCCTGCCGGTCATCGTCGCTAATGACGCCGACTGTTTCGTGCTGGCCGAAGCCGGCATTGGCGCTGCACGCGGCCATCGGGTCGTGTTCGGCGTCATCCTCGGCACCGGCGTCGGCGGCGGCCTCGTCATAGACGGCAAGCTGATCAACGAGAGTGGCTTCGCCGGCGAATGGGGCCATGGGCCGATACAGCCGACGGAAGCCGGCACGCCTCCGATACACGTGCCACGCTTCCAGTGCGGCTGCGGCCAGATCGGCTGTATCGATGCGATCTGCAGCGCGCGGGGCCTCGAAAAGCTGCACAAGCACATTCACGCCGAACAGCTGACGAGCGAAGAAATCATCGCCGACTGGCTGACGGGTGACACGAAGGCCGAACGCACCATCGATGTCTATGTCGACATCCTCACCGATCCGCTCTCGGTCGTGGTCAATGTCACCGGAACCACCATCCTGCCCGTTGGCGGTGGCCTTTCGAATGTTCCGGAACTGCTGACCCGCATCGATAAGGCCTTGCGAGCACGCATCCTGCGCAAGTTCGGCAATCCGATCGTCGTTCCCGCAGCCTGCCGTGTGGAGCCGGGCCTCGTCGGCGCTGCCATCCTTGGCCTCGACTTCGCCAAAGACCACAGGGAAGACTGA
- a CDS encoding D-TA family PLP-dependent enzyme translates to MELTRPKPGQSISELSTPLPLIDEQKLAANIARVQTYMDSHGLAFRPHIKTHKIPEIAAEQVKAGAKGINCQKITEAEIFADHGFEDLLITFNILGSEKHKRLVDLNARISGLKVVADSETTVRGLSCAFSQTHPLTVLVECDTGGGRCGVQSPEAAVALAETIVAAPGLTFGGILTYPKADTEEAVEAFFATTIAGLAARGIACPIVSNGGTPSLFSAHKVTSATEHRAGTYVYNDRAMARSGHCSLDDCAMHILATVVSRPTKDRAILDSGSKALTSDLLGFSDYGMIVEYPDAMISVLSEEHGTVDLSKVEGRRPEIGEKVRIIPNHTCVVSNLFDVMTFHRDGIVTRVEEVAARGLVW, encoded by the coding sequence ATGGAACTCACGCGCCCAAAGCCCGGCCAGTCGATATCAGAACTCTCGACCCCGCTTCCACTGATCGACGAACAGAAGCTCGCCGCCAACATCGCCCGCGTCCAGACCTACATGGACAGCCATGGCCTCGCCTTCCGTCCGCACATCAAGACCCACAAGATCCCTGAGATCGCTGCAGAACAGGTGAAGGCGGGGGCGAAAGGCATCAACTGCCAGAAGATCACCGAAGCCGAGATCTTCGCCGATCACGGATTTGAAGACCTGCTGATCACCTTCAACATTCTCGGCAGCGAGAAGCACAAGCGTCTCGTCGATCTGAACGCCCGCATTTCGGGCCTGAAGGTCGTCGCGGACAGCGAGACCACCGTGCGCGGTCTCTCTTGCGCTTTCTCACAGACGCACCCGCTCACGGTTCTCGTTGAATGCGACACGGGCGGCGGACGCTGTGGCGTCCAGAGTCCTGAAGCGGCCGTAGCACTTGCCGAGACAATCGTCGCCGCCCCCGGCCTCACCTTTGGCGGTATCCTGACTTACCCCAAGGCCGACACCGAGGAAGCCGTCGAGGCATTCTTCGCGACCACGATCGCCGGCCTCGCGGCCCGTGGCATTGCCTGCCCCATCGTCTCCAATGGCGGCACGCCCAGCCTCTTCTCCGCCCACAAGGTGACATCGGCGACCGAGCACCGCGCCGGCACCTATGTCTACAACGATCGTGCCATGGCCCGCTCGGGTCACTGCAGCCTCGACGACTGTGCCATGCACATCCTGGCCACCGTTGTCTCACGCCCGACCAAGGATCGCGCCATCCTTGATTCAGGCTCCAAGGCGCTCACCTCGGACCTCCTCGGCTTCTCCGACTACGGCATGATCGTCGAGTATCCGGACGCCATGATCTCCGTCCTCTCCGAGGAGCACGGCACGGTCGATCTGTCGAAGGTTGAGGGGCGACGCCCCGAGATCGGCGAGAAGGTCAGGATCATCCCGAACCACACCTGCGTCGTCTCAAACCTCTTCGATGTCATGACCTTCCACCGCGACGGCATCGTCACCCGCGTGGAGGAAGTCGCGGCGCGTGGGCTTGTCTGGTAG
- a CDS encoding carbohydrate ABC transporter permease yields the protein MQARQSAIIFAWLLIAPALLYIAVIVAYPLVDTFILSFTDASLRKTTNWVGWTNYEKIFNDTFGEVIVRTFIWTFFSVSIKMIIGTFGAAMLNAAVPGRTLFRVLTMPPWIVPMAIGIFMWGWMYNGQFGMISGVLQRMGVVDGPVAFLAYGSTAFWATIFTDVWIGVPMVTLYMLAAMQAIPQDLYEAAWTDGAGRFYRFRRITMPLILPAMITMSMLSLIATFNSFDIIWILTRGGPSGETTTMIIDTYHTAIGSKKYGEGAARAVLICIFLSIFCVAYFRVTSRLSQEHAR from the coding sequence ATGCAAGCTCGCCAAAGTGCCATCATCTTCGCCTGGCTGCTGATCGCGCCGGCTCTTCTCTACATTGCCGTCATCGTCGCCTATCCGCTGGTCGATACCTTCATCCTGTCCTTCACAGATGCGTCGCTTCGAAAGACGACGAACTGGGTCGGCTGGACGAATTACGAGAAGATTTTCAACGACACCTTCGGCGAAGTCATCGTCAGGACCTTTATCTGGACCTTCTTTTCGGTGTCGATCAAGATGATCATCGGTACCTTCGGTGCGGCCATGCTGAATGCAGCCGTGCCTGGCCGGACGCTCTTTCGTGTGTTGACGATGCCGCCGTGGATCGTGCCCATGGCGATTGGCATCTTCATGTGGGGCTGGATGTATAACGGCCAGTTCGGCATGATCTCCGGCGTGCTTCAGCGCATGGGCGTGGTCGATGGCCCCGTCGCCTTCCTCGCCTATGGTTCAACGGCCTTCTGGGCGACGATCTTCACCGATGTGTGGATCGGCGTGCCGATGGTGACGCTCTACATGCTCGCTGCCATGCAGGCGATCCCGCAGGATCTCTACGAGGCTGCCTGGACGGATGGCGCCGGTCGCTTCTATCGCTTCCGCCGCATCACTATGCCGCTGATCCTGCCCGCCATGATCACCATGTCGATGCTGTCTTTGATTGCGACCTTCAATTCCTTCGACATCATCTGGATCCTGACGCGCGGCGGTCCGAGCGGTGAAACCACCACGATGATCATCGACACCTATCACACGGCGATCGGCTCGAAGAAGTATGGCGAGGGCGCTGCCCGTGCGGTCCTGATCTGCATCTTCCTTTCGATCTTCTGCGTCGCCTATTTCCGCGTCACCAGCCGTCTCTCGCAGGAGCATGCCCGATGA
- a CDS encoding Gfo/Idh/MocA family protein — MKVAIIGLGFRLGYLGRVFREIDPTFEIVGYVDPAPAGMATLDEHGISPGKVYDTPEALIAGETFDLLMIGSPNHLHLDHIRLGLEAGLTVFTEKPIVTSIEESYALASLLNTYGHDRLLVGLVLRYSPLYRDLRKAQEEGRLGNVVSIEASEHIQPYHGAFFMRDWRRYGRYAGGFMLEKCCHDLDLYNGVVGARPRFVASFGGRKSFVPENAPEAEGVNDLNVYHRKPSGWQGSDKVFDSDGDIIDFQTAIVEYENGVSMTFHTNLNVPDEFRRFCVIGSKGMAEGDFVRGFMDVHDARTNEKVIANTYKAPSALSQHYGADEQMAEDVIAFVQTGAKQPVSAIDALEAGILALAMDEARLARKVVDLKPVWEKFDACLHGASDASVRARSA, encoded by the coding sequence ATGAAGGTCGCCATTATCGGACTCGGATTCCGTCTGGGGTATCTGGGTCGGGTGTTCAGGGAGATCGACCCGACTTTCGAGATTGTCGGTTATGTCGATCCGGCGCCGGCCGGCATGGCGACGCTTGATGAGCATGGTATCTCTCCCGGCAAGGTCTATGACACGCCTGAAGCCCTGATCGCCGGCGAAACATTCGATCTTCTGATGATTGGGTCGCCGAACCACCTGCATCTCGATCATATCCGGCTCGGCCTTGAGGCTGGTCTGACCGTTTTCACCGAAAAGCCGATCGTCACCAGCATCGAGGAGAGCTACGCGCTTGCCTCTCTGCTCAACACATACGGTCACGACCGCCTGCTGGTCGGTCTCGTCCTGCGTTACTCCCCGCTCTATCGCGATCTGCGCAAGGCGCAGGAAGAGGGGCGTCTCGGCAATGTCGTCTCGATCGAGGCCTCCGAGCACATTCAGCCCTATCACGGCGCTTTCTTCATGCGCGACTGGCGTCGCTACGGTCGTTATGCGGGCGGCTTCATGCTGGAAAAGTGCTGCCACGACCTCGACCTTTACAACGGCGTTGTCGGTGCGCGCCCGCGTTTCGTCGCGAGCTTTGGCGGTCGCAAGAGCTTCGTGCCGGAAAACGCGCCTGAGGCAGAAGGCGTCAACGATCTCAACGTCTATCACCGCAAGCCGAGCGGCTGGCAGGGCTCCGACAAGGTCTTCGACAGCGACGGTGACATCATCGATTTTCAGACCGCGATCGTCGAGTACGAGAACGGCGTGTCGATGACCTTCCATACCAATCTCAATGTGCCGGACGAATTTCGCCGCTTCTGCGTGATCGGTTCGAAGGGCATGGCGGAAGGCGATTTCGTCCGCGGCTTCATGGATGTGCATGACGCCCGCACCAATGAGAAGGTGATCGCCAACACCTACAAGGCGCCGTCCGCGCTTTCGCAGCATTACGGCGCCGACGAGCAGATGGCCGAGGATGTCATCGCCTTCGTCCAGACGGGCGCCAAGCAGCCCGTGTCCGCCATCGATGCGCTGGAAGCCGGTATTCTGGCGCTCGCCATGGACGAAGCACGCCTCGCCCGCAAGGTCGTGGATCTGAAGCCGGTATGGGAAAAGTTCGATGCATGCCTGCATGGCGCGTCGGACGCTTCCGTCCGCGCCCGGTCGGCGTAA
- the nagA gene encoding N-acetylglucosamine-6-phosphate deacetylase, producing the protein MRQALAITASRIFDGHQFHEDAALLVDNGQVKAVLSSADLPAGIIRQDLGDALIAPGFIDLQVNGGGGVLFNNDPTVTGIRTICEAHARYGTTALMVTLITDAPEIKREAITAGEAAATAGEPGYLGLHLEGPHLSIARKGTHDPALIRPMAQADLDYLVEQASRFGIPMITVAPESVTPDQVKRLVEAGYRVSLGHTDTSCASVEAYVEAGATLVTHLFNAMSPLGNREPGLVGAALTSPTLHCGLIADGFHVDPVTMKIALASKTGPAHIFLVTDAMSTIGSDETSFDLNGRTVYRRDGRLTLADGTLAGADIDMLSCVRYVHEKLGQPLEEALRMASLYPAEAIGAPSKGSLAAGQDADFIVLSPDLDIHSTWIAGACVHAADTAPSRAFA; encoded by the coding sequence ATGAGACAAGCCTTGGCCATCACTGCAAGCCGCATCTTCGATGGGCATCAGTTCCACGAAGATGCAGCCCTCCTGGTCGACAACGGCCAGGTGAAGGCTGTTCTATCCAGCGCCGATTTGCCCGCCGGCATAATCAGGCAGGATTTGGGCGATGCGCTGATTGCCCCCGGTTTCATCGACCTGCAGGTGAACGGCGGCGGTGGTGTGCTGTTCAACAACGATCCGACTGTCACCGGCATCCGCACGATCTGCGAGGCCCATGCCCGCTACGGCACAACAGCGCTTATGGTCACGCTGATCACGGATGCACCGGAGATCAAGCGCGAGGCAATCACCGCCGGCGAGGCAGCAGCTACCGCTGGCGAGCCGGGCTATCTCGGCCTGCATCTGGAAGGCCCGCACCTCTCGATCGCCCGCAAGGGCACCCATGATCCGGCCCTGATCCGCCCGATGGCGCAAGCCGATCTCGACTATCTCGTCGAGCAGGCATCGCGTTTCGGCATCCCGATGATCACCGTCGCACCGGAAAGTGTCACACCGGATCAGGTCAAGCGCCTTGTTGAGGCTGGCTACCGCGTCAGCCTTGGCCACACCGACACGAGCTGCGCCAGCGTCGAGGCCTATGTTGAAGCCGGGGCGACGCTCGTCACCCATCTCTTCAACGCCATGAGCCCGCTTGGCAATCGCGAACCAGGCCTTGTCGGCGCAGCTCTCACCTCGCCTACCCTGCATTGCGGCCTGATCGCTGACGGCTTCCATGTCGACCCTGTCACCATGAAGATCGCGCTCGCCTCCAAGACCGGCCCCGCCCACATCTTCCTCGTCACCGATGCCATGTCGACCATTGGCTCTGATGAGACAAGCTTCGACCTGAACGGCCGGACCGTCTACCGCCGCGATGGCCGACTGACGCTTGCCGATGGAACGCTGGCTGGCGCCGACATCGACATGCTCTCCTGCGTTCGCTACGTGCACGAAAAGCTGGGACAACCATTGGAAGAAGCGCTGCGCATGGCATCGCTCTATCCCGCCGAGGCCATTGGCGCGCCGAGCAAAGGAAGCCTAGCTGCAGGCCAGGATGCCGACTTCATTGTCCTGAGCCCGGATCTCGACATCCACTCGACCTGGATCGCAGGCGCCTGCGTCCATGCTGCCGACACCGCGCCGAGCAGGGCCTTCGCATGA
- a CDS encoding ABC transporter ATP-binding protein — protein sequence MGQLFLKKVRKSYGHFEVIKGVDLEVKDGEFVVFVGPSGCGKSTLLRMIAGLDDTTDGDIVIDGERVNDKPPVERGIAMVFQSYALYPHMSVFENIAFPLRVEKLSEEQIREKVGAVAKILQLDQRLQQRPGQLSGGQRQRVAIGRAIVREPKIFLFDEPLSNLDAALRADMRIELTKLHRDLEATMIYVTHDQIEAMTMADRIVVLNAGIIAQVGAPLELYHKPENTFVAGFIGNPKMNFVPVTCVGVDAIGVTISYEGQTALIPVEARSDLVGQKLTLGIRPEHTRLSEGDINIMVTPSVVERLGINTIAYAALQNGEPYCALLPGSAPIRVEQPMVTGIMAADCHLFDANGQALERRIDWRTLDLPASVTAAE from the coding sequence GTGGGTCAGCTATTTCTGAAAAAGGTGCGCAAGTCGTACGGGCATTTCGAGGTCATCAAGGGTGTGGATCTCGAGGTGAAGGACGGCGAGTTCGTCGTTTTCGTCGGTCCCTCGGGCTGCGGCAAGTCCACGCTGCTCCGCATGATCGCGGGCCTCGACGATACGACCGATGGTGACATCGTCATCGATGGCGAGCGCGTCAATGACAAGCCGCCCGTCGAGCGCGGCATCGCGATGGTCTTCCAGTCCTATGCGCTCTACCCGCATATGTCGGTCTTCGAGAACATCGCTTTTCCGCTGCGCGTCGAGAAGCTCTCCGAAGAGCAGATCCGCGAGAAGGTGGGTGCGGTCGCCAAGATCCTGCAGCTTGATCAACGCCTGCAGCAACGTCCCGGCCAGCTTTCCGGCGGCCAGCGCCAGCGTGTTGCCATCGGCCGCGCCATCGTGCGCGAACCGAAGATCTTCCTTTTTGACGAGCCGCTGTCCAACCTCGATGCGGCGCTGCGCGCCGACATGCGCATCGAACTCACAAAGCTGCATCGCGACCTCGAAGCGACGATGATCTACGTCACCCACGACCAGATCGAGGCCATGACCATGGCCGACCGGATCGTGGTGCTGAATGCCGGTATCATCGCCCAGGTGGGTGCGCCGCTCGAACTTTACCACAAGCCAGAGAATACCTTCGTCGCCGGCTTTATCGGCAATCCCAAGATGAACTTCGTGCCGGTCACCTGCGTCGGTGTCGACGCGATCGGGGTGACGATTTCCTATGAAGGCCAGACGGCGCTGATCCCTGTCGAGGCGCGTTCGGACCTCGTCGGCCAAAAGCTGACGCTTGGCATCCGGCCTGAACACACGCGTCTCAGCGAAGGCGATATCAACATCATGGTGACGCCCAGCGTCGTCGAGCGGCTCGGGATCAACACGATCGCCTATGCTGCGTTGCAGAACGGCGAACCCTATTGTGCGCTCTTGCCGGGCTCGGCGCCGATCCGCGTCGAGCAGCCGATGGTGACAGGCATCATGGCGGCCGATTGCCACCTTTTCGATGCCAATGGCCAGGCGCTCGAACGCCGCATCGACTGGCGCACCCTTGACCTTCCGGCCTCCGTCACGGCGGCCGAATGA
- a CDS encoding SIS domain-containing protein, whose protein sequence is MTTKMREEIDEIPAAAARLLDSSRTVISEAANALRDKDPGVVVTIARGSSDHAAHFLKYAIELQMGLPVASLGPSLASIYETPMKLGKAAAFAVSQSGASPDIVAMARAARDGGATTVSLVNTLPSPLADAATFAIDIKAGPEIAVAATKSFVNSIVAGLAILASWSRDDALTRAVNTLPEHFEKALALDWSALLEPLKSAESLYMLGRGPTLAIAAEAALKCKETCELHAEAYSSAEVLHGPVSIVGRDFPVVAFAARDKAEASIAGTVSKLAASNATCFITSDQATAGHKLPFIATGHPITDALALIVPYYGFIESLSRARGFNPDKPVALKKVTETQ, encoded by the coding sequence ATGACCACCAAGATGCGTGAGGAGATCGACGAGATCCCCGCAGCCGCTGCCCGACTGCTGGATAGCTCCAGGACCGTGATATCAGAAGCGGCGAACGCGCTGCGCGACAAGGACCCAGGCGTGGTCGTCACGATCGCCCGCGGCTCTTCCGATCATGCGGCGCACTTCCTGAAATATGCAATCGAGCTGCAGATGGGCCTGCCGGTCGCCTCGCTCGGTCCCTCGCTCGCCTCGATCTACGAGACGCCGATGAAGCTCGGCAAGGCCGCAGCCTTTGCCGTCTCCCAGTCCGGCGCAAGCCCCGACATCGTTGCCATGGCCAGAGCAGCCCGGGACGGCGGCGCAACCACGGTGAGCCTGGTCAACACCCTGCCCTCGCCGCTCGCCGATGCCGCAACTTTCGCCATCGACATCAAGGCGGGTCCCGAAATCGCGGTTGCCGCCACCAAGTCCTTCGTCAATTCGATCGTGGCAGGCCTTGCCATCCTTGCAAGCTGGAGCCGTGACGACGCACTCACTCGCGCCGTGAACACGCTGCCCGAGCATTTCGAAAAGGCGCTTGCCCTCGACTGGAGCGCCTTGCTCGAACCGCTGAAGTCGGCCGAGTCGCTCTACATGCTCGGTCGCGGTCCCACACTTGCCATCGCAGCCGAGGCCGCACTCAAATGCAAGGAAACCTGCGAACTGCATGCGGAGGCCTATTCCTCCGCCGAAGTCCTGCATGGTCCCGTCTCGATTGTCGGTCGTGATTTTCCCGTCGTTGCCTTTGCCGCCCGCGACAAGGCCGAGGCCTCGATCGCCGGCACCGTCTCGAAGCTTGCGGCCAGCAACGCCACCTGCTTCATCACCTCGGATCAGGCGACGGCCGGCCACAAGCTGCCCTTCATCGCAACCGGACATCCAATCACGGATGCGCTGGCCCTCATCGTTCCCTATTATGGCTTTATCGAATCCCTCTCCCGTGCGCGCGGCTTCAATCCCGACAAGCCGGTCGCACTGAAGAAAGTCACCGAGACCCAATGA
- a CDS encoding GntR family transcriptional regulator, with product MSTSLPLEQLQSVRGGPLYVKLRKMIEDAVASGRLKHGDALPAERDIAEAADISRVTVRKAIDELVEEGLLIRRRGSGTFVVKPVPRMQQPLSQLTSFTEDMRRRGMVAGSRWLGRGLFYPTAEETMMLGLVGGARVARIDRLRTANDMPIALERTSLPDDLLPDPDRIEDSLYLCLLDAGIRPVRANQRISAVLLKDEETKLLGVPPGSAALSVQRIAYLETGRVMEMSRALYRSDAYDLVAELGIGSPMKPQD from the coding sequence ATGAGCACGTCCCTTCCCCTGGAACAGCTTCAATCGGTCCGTGGCGGACCGCTTTACGTCAAGCTCCGCAAGATGATCGAGGACGCCGTCGCGTCCGGTCGCCTGAAGCATGGCGACGCACTCCCGGCCGAACGCGACATCGCCGAGGCGGCCGATATCAGCCGCGTCACAGTGCGCAAGGCGATCGACGAACTCGTGGAAGAAGGCCTGCTCATCCGTCGTCGTGGGTCCGGCACCTTCGTCGTCAAACCCGTCCCACGCATGCAACAGCCGCTCAGCCAGCTGACATCCTTTACCGAAGACATGCGACGGCGCGGCATGGTCGCAGGCTCTCGCTGGCTGGGACGCGGCCTGTTTTATCCGACCGCAGAGGAAACCATGATGCTCGGCCTCGTCGGTGGCGCCCGTGTCGCCCGGATCGACCGTCTGAGAACGGCCAACGACATGCCGATTGCGCTGGAGCGCACGAGCCTGCCGGACGACCTGCTGCCGGATCCGGACAGAATAGAGGATTCCCTCTATCTCTGCCTGCTGGATGCCGGGATCCGGCCCGTACGGGCAAATCAGCGCATCTCTGCCGTCCTCCTGAAGGACGAGGAAACCAAGCTGCTCGGCGTGCCCCCCGGCTCTGCGGCCCTCTCGGTGCAGCGCATTGCCTATCTCGAAACCGGCCGCGTGATGGAAATGTCGCGCGCACTTTATCGCAGCGATGCCTATGACCTGGTTGCCGAACTCGGCATCGGCTCGCCCATGAAGCCTCAAGACTGA